In Phyllopteryx taeniolatus isolate TA_2022b chromosome 13, UOR_Ptae_1.2, whole genome shotgun sequence, the following are encoded in one genomic region:
- the htr1b gene encoding 5-hydroxytryptamine receptor 1B, which produces MEGAGQVEPSLPVNASNISRPEDASEAGWGAHSLAYQIGLASLLSAITLATSLSNAFVIATISQSKKLQTPANFLIASLAVTDLLVSILVMPVCVLYTVIHEWTLGQVVCDVWLSSDITCCTASILHLCVIALDRYWAITDAVEYSKKRTPGRAAGMVATAWVIAISISLPPLFWRQVKADELTSCSVNTDHIFYTIYSTFGAFYIPTLLLIVLYGRIYVEARKRILKQSPKKKKKAAGKRLTTAYLQATGSPGSNASTSPLQGGRHDAPSCSDTNSSTSDNQVKVTLSDAALEKKRISAARERKATKTLGIILGAYIVCWLPFFIYTLVVAACDACVIPELFDFFTWLGYLNSLINPIIYTMSNEDFKKAFHKLVLFRCCRG; this is translated from the coding sequence ATGGAGGGCGCCGGCCAAGTGGAGCCCAGCCTGCCGGTCAACGCCTCCAACATCAGCCGGCCCGAGGATGCGTCCGAGGCGGGCTGGGGCGCGCACAGCCTCGCCTACCAGATCGGCCTGGCCTCGCTCCTTTCCGCCATCACGCTGGCCACCAGCCTGTCCAACGCTTTCGTCATCGCCACCATCTCCCAGTCCAAGAAGCTCCAGACGCCCGCCAACTTCCTCATCGCCTCGCTGGCCGTCACCGACCTGCTGGTGTCCATCCTGGTCATGCCCGTGTGCGTCCTCTACACGGTCATCCACGAGTGGACGCTCGGCCAGGTGGTGTGCGACGTGTGGCTGTCGTCGGACATAACCTGCTGCACGGCGTCCATCCTCCACCTGTGCGTCATCGCCCTGGACCGCTACTGGGCCATCACGGACGCAGTGGAGTACTCGAAAAAGCGCACGCCGGGGCGCGCGGCCGGCATGGTGGCCACCGCCTGGGTGATCGCCATCTCCATCTCTCTGCCGCCGCTCTTCTGGAGGCAGGTCAAGGCGGACGAGCTGACCAGCTGCAGCGTCAACACGGACCACATCTTCTACACCATCTACTCCACCTTCGGCGCCTTTTACATCCCCACCCTGCTGCTCATCGTCCTCTACGGGCGCATCTACGTGGAGGCGCGCAAACGCATCCTCAAGCAGTctcccaagaagaagaagaaggcggcGGGCAAGAGGCTGACCACCGCGTACTTGCAGGCCACGGGCTCCCCCGGTTCCAACGCCTCCACCAGCCCCTTGCAGGGCGGGAGGCACGACGCGCCGTCCTGCAGCGACACCAACTCCTCCACTAGCGACAACCAGGTGAAGGTGACTCTGTCGGACGCTGCTCTGGAGAAGAAGCGCATCTCGGCGGCGAGGGAGAGGAAGGCCACCAAGACGCTGGGCATCATTCTGGGCGCCTACATCGTGTGCTGGCTGCCCTTCTTCATCTACACGCTGGTGGTGGCCGCATGCGACGCCTGCGTCATCCCGGAGCTCTTTGACTTCTTCACCTGGCTCGGCTACCTGAACTCGCTCATCAACCCCATCATATACACCATGTCCAACGAGGACTTCAAGAAAGCGTTCCACAAACTGGTGCTCTTCAGATGCTGCAGAGGGTGA